The following proteins are encoded in a genomic region of Pikeienuella piscinae:
- the secE gene encoding preprotein translocase subunit SecE: MARTNPAQFIQQVRVEASKVVWPTRKETVLTTIMVFIMASLAALFFFFADMIIGFGIDQILRLGA; the protein is encoded by the coding sequence ATGGCGCGCACGAATCCCGCGCAGTTCATCCAGCAGGTCCGCGTCGAGGCGTCGAAAGTCGTCTGGCCGACGCGCAAGGAGACTGTGCTGACGACGATCATGGTGTTCATCATGGCCTCGCTCGCGGCCCTGTTCTTCTTTTTTGCGGACATGATCATCGGGTTCGGAATTGATCAGATTCTACGGCTCGGCGCTTGA
- the rplA gene encoding 50S ribosomal protein L1 — MAKLGKRVKAARAAFDGKSNLPLADAVALVKANATAKFDETVEIAMNLGVDPRHADQMVRGTVTLPSGTGKTVRVAVFARGPKAEEAEAAGADIVGAEELMETVQSGKIEFDRCIATPDMMPIVGRLGKVLGPRNLMPNPKVGTVTMDVAEAVKAAKGGQVQFKVEKAGVVHAGIGKASFDEESLLANARAFVEAVGKAKPAGAKGTYMKKISLSSSMGPGVTVDVADANSAQ, encoded by the coding sequence ATGGCGAAGCTTGGAAAAAGAGTAAAAGCGGCGCGCGCGGCCTTCGACGGCAAGTCGAACCTTCCGCTGGCCGACGCGGTGGCGCTGGTCAAGGCGAACGCCACGGCGAAATTCGACGAGACGGTCGAGATTGCGATGAATCTCGGTGTCGATCCGCGCCACGCCGACCAGATGGTTCGCGGTACGGTGACGCTGCCCTCGGGCACCGGAAAGACCGTGCGCGTCGCGGTCTTCGCGCGCGGCCCGAAGGCCGAGGAGGCCGAGGCCGCCGGGGCCGACATCGTCGGCGCGGAAGAGTTGATGGAGACGGTTCAGTCCGGCAAGATCGAGTTCGACCGGTGCATCGCGACGCCAGACATGATGCCGATCGTCGGTCGGCTCGGAAAGGTGCTCGGACCGCGCAACCTGATGCCGAACCCGAAGGTCGGCACGGTGACCATGGATGTCGCCGAGGCGGTGAAGGCCGCCAAGGGCGGACAGGTGCAGTTCAAGGTCGAGAAGGCCGGCGTCGTCCATGCCGGGATCGGCAAGGCCAGCTTCGACGAAGAGAGCCTTCTCGCCAACGCCAGGGCCTTTGTCGAGGCGGTCGGCAAGGCGAAGCCGGCGGGCGCCAAGGGCACCTATATGAAGAAGATTTCGCTCAGTTCCTCGATGGGGCCGGGCGTGACGGTGGATGTGGCTGACGCCAATTCCGCCCAGTGA
- the rplK gene encoding 50S ribosomal protein L11, with protein MAKKKIGVIKLQVPAGKANPSPPIGPALGQRGINIMEFCKAFNAKTQEMESGAPCPTIITYYQDKSFTMEIKTPPASYLLKKAAKLKSASKTPGRATSGTVSVKQVREIAETKMQDLNANDVEAAMKIIVGSALSMGIEVKG; from the coding sequence ATGGCCAAGAAGAAGATCGGCGTGATCAAGCTGCAGGTGCCCGCGGGCAAGGCGAATCCTTCGCCGCCCATTGGCCCGGCGCTGGGTCAGCGCGGCATCAACATCATGGAGTTCTGCAAGGCGTTCAACGCCAAGACGCAGGAGATGGAGTCCGGGGCGCCCTGCCCGACGATCATCACCTACTATCAGGACAAGTCTTTCACGATGGAGATCAAGACGCCGCCCGCGTCGTATCTTCTGAAGAAGGCCGCGAAGTTGAAGTCCGCGTCGAAGACTCCGGGCAGGGCGACCTCCGGGACGGTTTCGGTGAAGCAGGTCCGCGAGATCGCCGAGACGAAGATGCAGGATCTCAACGCGAACGACGTGGAGGCCGCGATGAAGATCATCGTCGGGTCCGCGCTTTCGATGGGCATCGAGGTCAAGGGGTAG
- the nusG gene encoding transcription termination/antitermination protein NusG, with protein MAKRWYAVHVFSNFEKRVAETLRESVEQQGLTDEIEEIFVPTEEVMEIRRGKKVKAERRLMPGYVLVKMEMTDRAYLHIIDTNRVTGFLGPQGKPSPMRDSEVNQLLNIVEEGAERPRPKISFEVGEQVRVTDGPFESFTGMVEQVDEISARLKVMVSIFGRPTPVELEYAQVSKQV; from the coding sequence ATGGCCAAACGCTGGTATGCCGTGCACGTTTTTTCGAATTTCGAGAAGCGTGTGGCGGAGACATTGCGCGAATCCGTCGAGCAGCAAGGGCTGACGGACGAGATCGAGGAGATTTTCGTCCCCACCGAAGAGGTGATGGAGATTCGGCGCGGCAAGAAGGTGAAGGCGGAGCGCCGTCTGATGCCGGGCTACGTTCTTGTGAAGATGGAGATGACCGACCGGGCCTATCTCCACATTATCGACACCAACCGCGTCACCGGCTTCCTCGGCCCGCAAGGCAAGCCGAGTCCGATGCGCGATTCGGAGGTCAACCAGCTCCTCAATATCGTCGAGGAAGGGGCCGAGCGGCCGCGGCCGAAGATCTCCTTCGAGGTCGGCGAGCAGGTGCGCGTCACCGACGGTCCGTTCGAGAGCTTCACCGGCATGGTCGAACAGGTCGACGAGATCAGCGCCCGGCTGAAGGTCATGGTTTCGATCTTCGGCCGGCCGACGCCGGTCGAACTGGAATACGCCCAGGTCTCAAAACAGGTCTGA
- a CDS encoding SCO family protein: MRFSAGRRGWRASWTAGAATVVMAAAAFAHDGVTHEDKEEALRHLSDRPLEGDATPFPVDLGGAFTLTDQNGAKRTEADPEGRMQLFFFGYSHCQAICSTALPRMAEIAEIAGAAGLPVRPVLITVDPARDTPEGMTESLAEFGPGIVGLTGTEAELERVRALFQIEAKEVFVDPEYGPVFAHGSFIYLMDGAGALLTVIPPIISPARGAEIVARYAAPGE, translated from the coding sequence ATGCGGTTTTCGGCCGGTAGGAGGGGTTGGCGCGCAAGCTGGACCGCCGGCGCGGCGACAGTCGTGATGGCGGCGGCGGCTTTCGCCCATGACGGTGTGACGCATGAGGACAAGGAGGAGGCGCTTCGTCACCTCTCGGACAGGCCGCTGGAGGGCGATGCGACGCCGTTTCCCGTCGATCTCGGCGGCGCCTTCACGCTGACGGACCAGAACGGGGCGAAGCGGACCGAGGCGGACCCCGAGGGGCGGATGCAGCTCTTCTTTTTCGGCTACTCCCATTGTCAGGCGATCTGCTCCACCGCCCTGCCGCGCATGGCCGAGATTGCGGAGATCGCCGGCGCGGCCGGTTTGCCGGTGCGTCCGGTGCTGATCACGGTCGACCCCGCGCGCGACACGCCGGAGGGCATGACAGAATCGCTGGCTGAATTCGGCCCCGGAATCGTCGGCCTGACCGGAACGGAGGCGGAGCTTGAGCGCGTGCGCGCGCTATTCCAGATCGAGGCGAAAGAGGTGTTCGTCGACCCCGAATACGGCCCGGTCTTTGCGCATGGCTCCTTCATTTACCTGATGGACGGAGCGGGAGCGCTGCTGACGGTGATCCCACCGATCATCTCGCCGGCGCGCGGTGCGGAGATCGTCGCGCGCTACGCCGCGCCGGGCGAGTAG